The following coding sequences lie in one Miscanthus floridulus cultivar M001 chromosome 9, ASM1932011v1, whole genome shotgun sequence genomic window:
- the LOC136483402 gene encoding phototropin-1A-like isoform X4: MAFKGLPRDSRGSLEVFNPDSAAAASNRATTSPFLLPPAVASHPSLAGDNEDADVGRATQRAAEWGLVLQTDEHTGRPQGVVARPSGGSNRTSESGNSIDERVAAGRALPRVSEELRAALSAFQQTFVVSDATRPDHPILYASAGFFNMTGYSSNEVVGRNCRFLQGSGTDPVEISKIRQALAAGSNYCGRILNYKKDGTPFWNLLTVAPIKDEDGRVLKFIGMQVEVSKYTEGSKDTALRPNGLPESLIKYDARQKDHARSSVSELLLALKDPRSLSESRNNTLKRKSQESGDVLSGDEVPGKRSSESGSRRNSRSGTRNSLQKISEVPEGGNKTRKSGLRSFMGLIGMGHGNVEKNILKPREDTLLDSDDERPESFDDDFRRKEMRRGIDLATTLERIEKNFVITDPRLPDNPIIFASDSFLRLTEYSREEILGRNCRFLQGPETDRGTVKKIRDAIDNQTEVTVQLINYTKSGKKFWNLFHLQPMRDQKGDVQYFIGVQLDGTERVRDAAAKDGAMLVKKTAENIDEAAKELPDANLRPEDLWANHSKPVLPKPHMKDTTSWRAIQKVLENGESIDLKHFRPVRPLGSGDTGSVHLVELLGTGEYFAMKAMDKSVMLNRNKVHRATAERQILDMLDHPFLPTLYASFQTKTHVCLITDYYAGGELFMLLDRQPMKVLKEDAVRFYAAEVVTALEYLHCQGIIYRDLKPENILLQRDGHISLTDFDLSCLTSCRPQVFLPEDDKKKKRRKSRSNPIFFAEPMRASNSFVGTEEYIAPEIITGAGHTSAVDWWALGILLYEMLYGYTPFRGKTRQRTFANILHKDIRFPASIQVSLAARQLIYRLLHRDPTNRLGSYGGAMEIKQHPFFRGINWALVRAATPPELEAPLQDTLLEATGETLPPPDAAHTDMF, encoded by the exons TGGGGCCTTGTCCTCCAGACCGACGAGCACACCGGCCGCCCCCAGGGCGTCGTCGCCCGCCCCTCCGGCGGCTCCAACCGCACCAGCGAGAGTGGAAACTCCATCGACGAGAGGGTCGCCGCTGGTAGAGCGCTCCCCCGAGTGTCGGAGGAGCTCCGCGCCGCACTCTCTGCGTTCCAACAGACCTTCGTCGTGTCCGATGCCACCCGCCCTGACCACCCCATCCTCTACGCCAGTGCTGGATTCTTCAACATGACTGGTTACTCCTCCAATGAGGTCGTCGGAAGGAACTG CCGCTTCCTTCAAGGTTCTGGGACCGACCCCGTAGAGATTTCGAAGATCAGGCAGGCTCTCGCAGCTGGGTCAAATTACTGTGGTCGTATTCTCAActacaagaaggatggtacaccaTTCTGGAACCTCCTAACCGTTGCCCCCATCAAGGATGAGGATGGCAGGGTCCTCAAGTTCATTGG GATGCAAGTGGAAGTGAGTAAGTACACAGAAGGTAGCAAGGATACAGCTCTTCGCCCAAATGGATTGCCAGAGTCACTCATCAAATATGATG CAAGACAGAAGGATCATGCCCGTAGCTCAGTCTCGGAGCTTCTACTTGCCCTGAAGGATCCACGGTCATTGTCAGAATCAAGAAACAATAccttaaaaaggaaatcacaggAATCAGGAGATGTGCTTTCAGGTGATGAAGTACCCGGCAAGAGaagctccgaaagtggatcccgCCGTAACTCACGGAGTGGAACGAGAAACTCTCTACAAAAAATTAGTGAAGTGCCTGAAGGAGGGAATAAGACCAGGAAATCTGGTTTGCGTTCCTTTATGGG TCTTATTGGTATGGGTCATGGAAATGTGGAGAAGAACATTCTAAAACCAAGGGAAGATACGCTacttgatagcgatgatgagagaCCAGAAAGCTTTGATGATGATTTTAGGAGGAAAGAAATGAGAAGGGGTATAGATTTGGCTACTACGCTTGAACGTATTGAAAAGAATTTTGTCATCACTGACCCGAGGTTACCGGATAATCCAATT ATTTTTGCATCGGATAGCTTTTTACGACTGACAGAGTATTCACGCGAAGAAATATTGGGAAGAAATTGCAG GTTTCTTCAAGGGCCTGAAACTGACCGTGGGACAGTAAAGAAGATAAGAGATGCCATAGATAACCAAACAGAAGTTACCGTTCAGCTGATAAATTATACAAAGAGTG GTAAAAAATTCTGGAACCTCTTTCACTTGCAACCTATGCGTGATCAGAAG GGTGATGTTCAATACTTCATTGGGGTTCAGTTGGATGGAACTGAGCGTGTTCGAGATGCTGCTGCAAAAGATGGTGCCATGCTG GTTAAGAAAACTGCGGAGAATATTGATGAGGCTGCAAAGGAACTTCCGGATGCTAATTTG AGACCAGAGGATCTATGGGCTAATCACTCAAAACCAGTCTTGCCAAAGCCACATATGAAGGATACCACATCATGGAGAGCCATCCAAAAG GTTCTTGAGAATGGTGAAAGCATCGATttgaaacattttagaccagTAAGACCCTTAGGATCTGGTGACACTGGCAG TGTCCATCTGGTGGAGTTGCTTGGCACAGGTGAATACTTTGCCATGAAAGCTATGGATAAAAGTGTCATGCTTAACCGAAACAAG GTCCATAGAGCTACCGCTGAACGACAAATCTTGGATATGTTGGACCACCCATTCCTTCCAACATTGTATGCATCATTTCAG ACAAAGACACATGTATGTCTTATTACCGACTATTATGCTGGCGGGGAACTCTTTATGCTCCTCGATAGACAACCTATGAAGGTTCTAAAGGAAGACGCGGTTAG GTTCTATGCTGCAGAAGTGGTCACGGCACTTGAATACCTACATTGCCAAG GTATAATCTACAGAGACTTAAAGCCAGAGAACATTTTACTTCAAAGAGATGGGCACATTTCCCTGACAGACTTTGATTTGTCTTGCTTGACATCCTGCCGACCACAG gtgtttcttccagaagatgataagaagaaaaagagaaggaagagcaggagcaaTCCCATATTCTTTGCTGAACCAATGCGAGCATCAAATTCTTTTGTTGGTACAGAGGAGTACATTGCAcca GAGATTATTACCGGAGCCGGCCATACAAGTGCTGTGGATTGGTGGGCGCTAG GAATTCTTCTATATGAGATGTTGTATGGTTATACACCGTTCAGAGGGAAGACAAGACAAAGGACCTTTGCTAATATTCTGCACAAGGATATCAGATTTCCTGCGAGCATACAG GTGAGCCTTGCGGCAAGACAGTTGATATACCGGTTGCTACACCGGGACCCTACAAATAGGCTAGGTTCCTACGGGGGCGCCATGGAGATCAAACAACACCCCTTCTTCCGTGGCATAAACTGGGCTCTAGTCCGTGCCGCCACGCCCCCAGAATTAGAGGCTCCCCTACAAGATACATTATTGGAGGCCACAGGAGAGACACTGCCTCCTCCTGATGCAGCTCACACTGATATGTTCTAA